In Streptococcus mitis, the DNA window TGTGAACAGCTTTGTAGTCCACACCGAGTTGGTTTAATTCTTGTTTTGCTTTTTTACAAGTTGAACATTTTGGGTATTCGATAAATTCTAACATGTGTTTCACTTTCTATTTTATATCTTTAAAATCTGCGCCTTCATGCTCTAAAAGCCAGACTTTCTTTTCCACTCCTGCAGCATAACCAGTCAGACACTTGCCTGCTCCAAGAACACGATGACAAGGTACTAGGATAGACCAAGGATTGCGTCCCACTGCTCCACCAATTGCTTGAGCAGAAGGCACTTGCAGGTCTTGCGCTATTTGTCCATAGGTCACTGTCTGACCATAAGGAATTCCTTGTAAATAGGACCAAACTCGCTTTTCAAAATCCGTTCCAATTGGAGCCAAGGGTAAGTTGAATAAATCCTGAGACTTGCCTTTAAAGTAATCATCTAAGCAAGCAATAACTGGAGCTAAAACAGGATGACTAACAACTTCTTCTATGGTTTTGTCTCCTATTCCTCTCTCAAAATGCTTCTGATCCTGTACCCAAATGCCATACAGAT includes these proteins:
- a CDS encoding methylated-DNA--[protein]-cysteine S-methyltransferase, encoding MQKKYAKRLYSSPIGSLSLVADDHYLYGIWVQDQKHFERGIGDKTIEEVVSHPVLAPVIACLDDYFKGKSQDLFNLPLAPIGTDFEKRVWSYLQGIPYGQTVTYGQIAQDLQVPSAQAIGGAVGRNPWSILVPCHRVLGAGKCLTGYAAGVEKKVWLLEHEGADFKDIK